From the Solanum pennellii chromosome 4, SPENNV200 genome, one window contains:
- the LOC107016100 gene encoding amino acid transporter AVT6A-like has protein sequence MTYSDRKHRRSYKTAPLLPQKDDAFSHSEAGFDGASFSGAVFNLSTTIVGAGIMALPATLKQLGAIPGLIVIILAAILTEKSIEMLLRFTRASKCASYSGLAGDAFGGFGRTLLQACIVINNLGTLVVYMIIIGDVLSGTSSDGVHYSGVTEEWFGQHWWNSRSNLLLLTTLLVFAPLISFKRVDSLRYTSALSVALAVVFVVITAGIVIVKVINGSIGMPRLLPKLIDQASFWKLFTTVPVLVTAYICHHNIHPIENELRDGSQMKSIVRTSIVLCSTVYIATSFFGFLLFGDHTLDDVLANFDGELGIPYGSLLNDVVRVSYVIHLMLVFPIVFFSLRLNMDGLFFPYAIPIAYDNRRFFSVTAALICFIFLGANCVPSIWDAFQFTGATATVSVGFIFPAAIVLRDTHGIATKRDRLVSSVMILLAVSSSSVAICSDIYSIFNIGVEA, from the exons ATGACTTACTCCGACCGGAAACACCGTCGGAGCTATAAAACCGCCCCTCTTCTGCCTCAAAAGGATGATGCTTTCAGTCACTCCGAGGCCGGATTCGATGGAGCTTCCTTTTCCGGCGCTGTCTTCAACCTGTCAACTACAATTGTCGGCGCTGGAATCATGGCACTTCCGGCTACACTCAAGCAACTTGGTGCAATTCCAGGTCTTATCGTTATCATACTTGCTGCTATACTGACAGAAAAGTCGATTGAGATGTTACTGAGGTTCACCAGAGCTTCCAAGTGCGCCTCCTACTCTGGCCTCGCTGGCGATGCGTTCGGTGGCTTTGGTCGTACATTGCTACAAGCTTGTATCGTGATCAACAATCTCGGGACCCTTGTTGTCTACATGATCATCATCG GAGATGTTTTGTCTGGGACTTCATCAGATGGGGTGCATTATTCGGGTGTCACGGAAGAATGGTTTGGCCAACATTGGTGGAATTCGCGCTCCAACTTACTGCTTCTTACAACGCTCCTTGTTTTTGCTCCTCTTATTTCATTCAAGCGTGTTG ATTCATTGAGATACACATCAGCTTTGTCAGTCGCTTTGGCTGTTGTATTTGTGGTGATCACTGCTGGAATAGTTATTGTTAAGGTCATTAATGGAAGCATTGGGATGCCCCGCTTACTGCCTAAACTTATTGATCAAGCGTCTTTCTGGAAGCTTTTCACAACTGTTCCAGTACTTGTTACTGCCTATATTTGCCATCACAATA TCCATCCAATAGAGAATGAGCTAAGAGATGGCAGCCAGATGAAGTCAATAGTCCGTACTTCAATTGTGTTATGCTCAACTGTATATATCGCAACCAGCTTTTTCGGATTCCTTCTCTTTGGTGATCACACCTTGGATGATGTACTCGCCAACTTTGATGGTGAACTCGGAATTCCTTATGGCTCATTACTTAATGATGTGGTGCGAGTGAGCTATGTGATCCACTTGATGCTCGTTTTCCCAATTGTCTTCTTTTCCCTTCGCCTCAATATGGATGGCCTCTTTTTCCCCTATGCAATTCCTATTGCCTATGATAATCGCAGATTCTTTTCAGTCACAGCAGCTCTCATCTGTTTCATATTTTTGGGAGCAAATTGTGTACCTAGCATCTGGGATGCCTTCCAGTTTACTGGCGCCACGGCTACTGTCTCTGTTGGTTTCATTTTTCCAGCTGCTATTGTCCTTAG GGATACACATGGAATTGCAACCAAGAGGGACAGGCTAGTGTCATCAGTCATGATATTGTTAGCTGTTTCCTCAAGTAGTGTGGCAATCTGCAGTGACATTTACAGCATTTTCAATATTGGAGTTGAAGCTTAG